A section of the Malania oleifera isolate guangnan ecotype guangnan chromosome 2, ASM2987363v1, whole genome shotgun sequence genome encodes:
- the LOC131148767 gene encoding probable sugar phosphate/phosphate translocator At3g11320 produces the protein MKVSGRVFTIGLVASWYSSNIGVLLLNKYLLSNYGFKYPIFLTFCHMMACSLLSYIATSWLKIVPMQSVRSRVQFLKISALSLVFCSSVVSGNISLRYLPVSFNQAIGATTPFFTAVFAYMMTLRREAWLTYVALVPVVTGVVIASGGEPSFHLFGFIMCIGATAARALKSVLQGILLSSEGEKLNSMNLLMYMAPVAVVLLLPAALLMEKDVIAMTIALARDDVRILWYLIFNSALAYFVNLTNFLVTKHTSALTLQVLGNAKGAVAVVVSILIFKNPVSVTGMLGYALTVMGVVFYGEAKKRSKTS, from the exons ATGAAGGTCTCGGGCCGCGTCTTCACGATCGGGCTCGTCGCGTCGTGGTACTCGTCCAACATTGGGGTTTTGTTGCTGAATAAGTACTTGCTCAGCAACTACGGCTTCAAGTACCCGATCTTCCTCACCTTCTGCCACATGATGGCGTGTTCGCTGCTCAGCTACATCGCCACCTCGTGGTTGAAGATCGTGCCAATGCAGAGTGTCCGATCGAGGGTCCAGTTCCTGAAAATCTCGGCGCTCAGCCTTGTGTTCTGCTCGTCGGTCGTCAGTGGCAATATCTCGCTTCGGTATCTTCCGGTGTCGTTCAACCAGGCGATCGGCGCAACCACGCCGTTCTTCACGGCGGTTTTTGCCTATATGATGACGCTGAGGAGGGAAGCTTGGCTCACCTATGTTGCACTTGTACCGGTTGTCACCGGCGTCGTCATTGCCAGTGGA GGAGAACCAAGCTTCCATCTCTTTGGGTTTATAATGTGCATTGGTGCTACAGCTGCTCGTGCACTAAAGTCAGTACTTCAAGGAATTTTGCTCTCCTCTGAAGG GGAAAAACTTAATTCTATGAACCTTCTCATGTACATGGCTCCAGTAGCTGTTGTATTGCTCCTTCCAGCAGCGCTCTTGATGGAGAAAGATGTGATTGCAATGACAATAGCACTTGCCAGAGATGATGTCAGGATTTTATGGTATCTAATCTTTAATTCTGCACTGGCATATTTTGTGAATTTGACCAATTTCTTGGTCACCAAACACACCAGTGCCTTGACCCTACAG GTGTTGGGAAATGCTAAAGGTGCTGTTGCTGTGGTGGTCTCAATCTTAATATTTAAAAACCCCGTATCAGTGACTGGGATGCTGGGTTACGCCCTCACGGTAATGGGTGTTGTCTTCTACGGTGAAGCAAAGAAAAGAAGCAAGACTTCTTAA